The Primulina tabacum isolate GXHZ01 chromosome 16, ASM2559414v2, whole genome shotgun sequence genome window below encodes:
- the LOC142528290 gene encoding non-specific lipid transfer protein GPI-anchored 10-like, with protein MKINGEFASKLTNKTCVTDLTCAMPFRLPLFPTSLFLVFLHCVSLKAIAQNTIAECGPNLLTLASCAQFVQGVAASPVQSCCDSLNQLYGQKPTCLCPFLNDPSALSSFPINTTLALELPQLCNLQIDPSICGGASLPSTSPGAQVSLGARPNSTVAASPVVTVAPRPSILGFGIRNAEVSLKVKSQLWCLLMATIYFSADK; from the exons ATGAAAATCAATGGCGAATTCGCCTCAAAACTCACAAACAAAACTTGCGTTACCGACCTAACTTGTGCAATGCCTTTTCGTCTCCCTCTTTTCCCCACATCGCTCTTTCTTGTGTTTCTCCATTGTGTTTCCCTAAAGGCCATTGCCCAGAACACAATTGCTGAGTGTGGGCCGAATTTGCTAACTTTAGCCTCATGTGCGCAGTTCGTGCAAGGCGTGGCAGCTTCACCAGTGCAGTCATGTTGTGATAGTCTTAACCAACTCTACGGCCAGAAGCCTACTTGCCTTTGTCCATTCCTCAATGACCCGTCTGCCTTGAGTTCGTTTCCTATCAACACAACGCTTGCTCTAGAGTTGCCTCAGCTGTGCAATCTCCAAATAGACCCTTCTATTTGCGGAG GAGCTTCCTTGCCATCTACTTCCCCTGGTGCTCAAGTTTCCCTTGGGGCAAGACCGAATTCAACAGTTGCAG CTTCTCCAGTAGTAACAGTAGCGCCCCGACCGAGCATTTTGGGATTTGGAATTCGCAATGCCGAAGTGAGTCTGAAGGTGAAAAGCCAATTGTGGTGTCTTCTGATGGCTACAATTTATTTCAGTGCTGACAAATGA